Proteins encoded together in one Oncorhynchus masou masou isolate Uvic2021 chromosome 3, UVic_Omas_1.1, whole genome shotgun sequence window:
- the LOC135512735 gene encoding RING finger protein 11-like, translated as MGNCLKSPTSDDISLLHESQSDRASYGEADPDLEPPPPYQEETHMPVYHPTPSQARLASQLTEEEQVRIAQRIGLIQHLPRGVYDGGRDGSEKKIRECVICMMDFVYGDPIRFLPCMHIYHMDCIDDWLMRSFTCPSCMEPVDAALLSTYETN; from the exons ATGGGCAATTGTCTCAAATCGCCGACGTCCGACGATATATCTTTGCTTCACGAATCCCAGTCTGACAGAGCAAGTTATGGGGAGGCAGACCCAGATTTGGAGCCACCTCCGCCTTACCAG GAGGAGACCCACATGCCGGTGTACCACCCCACCCCCAGCCAGGCCCGCCTGGCCAGCCAGCTGACTGAGGAGGAGCAGGTCCGTATCGCCCAGCGTATCGGCCTCATCCAGCACCTCCCCCGGGGTGTCTACGACGGAGGACGGGACGGCTCCGAGAAGAAAATCCGAGA GTGTGTGATATGTATGATGGACTTTGTGTACGGGGACCCCATCCGGTTTCTGCCCTGTATGCACATCTACCACATGGACTGTATAGACGACTGGCTGATGAGGTCCTTCACCTGTCCCTCCTGCATGGAGCCTGTAGACGCCGCCCTGCTCTCCACTTACGAGACCAACTGA
- the LOC135512723 gene encoding retinoid isomerohydrolase isoform X1, with protein sequence MVSRFEHPAGGYKKIFETVEELSEPVPATVTGRIPSFLKGSLLRLGPGLFEVGDEPFYHLFDGQALMHKFDFKNGQVTYFNKYVKTDAYVRAITEKRVVITEFGTFAYPDPCKNIFSRFFTYFKGVEVTDNCLVNVYPIGEDYYAVTETNYITKVNTDTLDTLKKVDLCNYVNINGVTAHPHIERDGTVFNIGNCMGKGASLAYNVVRIPPTQKDKSDPIEKSKVVVQFPSAERFKPSYVHSFGMSENYFVFVETPVKINLLKFLSAWSIRGSNYMDCFESNEVLGTLFHIARKDIGGGQGEYIDHKFRAAPINLFHHINTYEDNGFIVADVCTWKGFEFVYNYLWLANLRSNWEEVKKAAMMAPQPEVRRYVIPLDIHREEQGKNLICLPYTTATAVMRTDGTIWLEPEVLFSGPRQAFEFPQINYEKHGGKNYSYAYALGLNHFIPDRIIKLNVKTKETWVWQEPDSYPSEPLFVQTPDGVDEDDGVLLTVVVSPGAQKSGYMLILNAKDMSEIARAEVDCPIPVTFHGMYKK encoded by the exons ATGGTCAGCCG ATTTGAGCACCCTGCTGGTGGCTACAAGAAGATCTTTGAGACAGTTGAGGAGTTATCAGAGCCTGTCCCTGCAACAGTTACAG GTAGGATTCCTTCATTTCTGAAGGGAAGTCTTCTTCGTCTGGGCCCTGGCCTGTTTGAGGTTGGAGATGAGCCTTTCTACCACCTCTTCGATGGCCAGGCCCTCATGCACAAATTTGACTTCAAAAATGGCCAAGTCACCTACTTCAACAA GTATGTTAAAACAGATGCATATGTGCGTGCCATTACAGAAAAGCGTGTGGTGATCACTGAATTTGGCACCTTCGCCTACCCAGATCCCTGCAAAAACATCTTCTCCAG GTTTTTCACTTACTTCAAGGGTGTTGAGGTGACAGACAATTGTCTGGTGAACGTTTACCCCATTGGTGAAGATTACTACGCCGTCACAGAAACCAATTACATCACTAAAGTCAACACTGACACGCTGGATACACTGAAGAAG GTGGACTTGTGCAACTACGTCAACATCAATGGAGTGACAGCCCACCCACACATTGAGAGAGACGGAACAGTGTTCAACATCGGAAACTGCATGGGGAAAGGAGCATCACTGGCCTACAACGTTGTCAGAATCCCACCCACTCAGAAAG ACAAGTCAGACCCCATTGAAAAGTCCAAGGTTGTGGTGCAGTTCCCCAGTGCCGAGAGGTTCAAGCCCTCCTATGTGCACAG CTTTGGCATGTCGGAGAACTACTTTGTCTTTGTGGAGACCCCTGTGAAAATCAACCTGCTGAAGTTCCTCAGTGCCTGGAGCATCCGAGGCTCCAACTACATGGACTGCTTCGAGTCCAACGAGGTTCTCGGG ACATTGTTCCACATCGCCAGAAAGGACAttggaggaggacaaggagaataCATTGACCATAAGTTCAGGGCCGCTCCCATCAACCTGTTCCATCACATCAACACTTATGAGGACAATGGTTTCATCGTGGCTGATGTGTGTACATGGAAAGG GTTTGAGTTTGTGTATAACTACCTTTGGCTGGCCAACCTGCGCTCCAACTGGGAGGAGGTGAAGAAGGCAGCCATGATGGCACCTCAGCCAGAGGTCAGGAGATACGTCATCCCACTGGACATCCACAGG GAGGAGCAGGGAAAGAACCTGATATGCCTGCCGTACACCACGGCCACAGCAGTGATGCGTACTGACGGGACCATCTGGCTGGAGCCTGAGGTGCTGTTCTCTGGTCCCCGCCAAGCCTTTGAGTTTCCTCAGATCAACTATGAGAAGCACGGTGGGAAGAACTACTCATATGCCTATGCCCTGGGCCTCAACCACTTCATTCCTGACAGG ATCATCAAGCTGAACGTGAAGACCAAGGAGACCTGGGTGTGGCAGGAGCCGGACTCCTACCCCTCAGAGCCTCTCTTTGTGCAGACCCCCGATGGCGTGGATGAGGATGATG GAGTTCTGTTGACCGTTGTGGTATCCCCCGGGGCCCAGAAGTCAGGGTacatgctgatcctcaacgccAAGGACATGTCGGAGATCGCCAGGGCAGAGGTGGACTGCCCTATACCCGTCACCTTCCACGGAATGTACAAGAAATAA
- the LOC135512723 gene encoding retinoid isomerohydrolase isoform X2, producing MVSRFEHPAGGYKKIFETVEELSEPVPATVTEKRVVITEFGTFAYPDPCKNIFSRFFTYFKGVEVTDNCLVNVYPIGEDYYAVTETNYITKVNTDTLDTLKKVDLCNYVNINGVTAHPHIERDGTVFNIGNCMGKGASLAYNVVRIPPTQKDKSDPIEKSKVVVQFPSAERFKPSYVHSFGMSENYFVFVETPVKINLLKFLSAWSIRGSNYMDCFESNEVLGTLFHIARKDIGGGQGEYIDHKFRAAPINLFHHINTYEDNGFIVADVCTWKGFEFVYNYLWLANLRSNWEEVKKAAMMAPQPEVRRYVIPLDIHREEQGKNLICLPYTTATAVMRTDGTIWLEPEVLFSGPRQAFEFPQINYEKHGGKNYSYAYALGLNHFIPDRIIKLNVKTKETWVWQEPDSYPSEPLFVQTPDGVDEDDGVLLTVVVSPGAQKSGYMLILNAKDMSEIARAEVDCPIPVTFHGMYKK from the exons ATGGTCAGCCG ATTTGAGCACCCTGCTGGTGGCTACAAGAAGATCTTTGAGACAGTTGAGGAGTTATCAGAGCCTGTCCCTGCAACAGTTACAG AAAAGCGTGTGGTGATCACTGAATTTGGCACCTTCGCCTACCCAGATCCCTGCAAAAACATCTTCTCCAG GTTTTTCACTTACTTCAAGGGTGTTGAGGTGACAGACAATTGTCTGGTGAACGTTTACCCCATTGGTGAAGATTACTACGCCGTCACAGAAACCAATTACATCACTAAAGTCAACACTGACACGCTGGATACACTGAAGAAG GTGGACTTGTGCAACTACGTCAACATCAATGGAGTGACAGCCCACCCACACATTGAGAGAGACGGAACAGTGTTCAACATCGGAAACTGCATGGGGAAAGGAGCATCACTGGCCTACAACGTTGTCAGAATCCCACCCACTCAGAAAG ACAAGTCAGACCCCATTGAAAAGTCCAAGGTTGTGGTGCAGTTCCCCAGTGCCGAGAGGTTCAAGCCCTCCTATGTGCACAG CTTTGGCATGTCGGAGAACTACTTTGTCTTTGTGGAGACCCCTGTGAAAATCAACCTGCTGAAGTTCCTCAGTGCCTGGAGCATCCGAGGCTCCAACTACATGGACTGCTTCGAGTCCAACGAGGTTCTCGGG ACATTGTTCCACATCGCCAGAAAGGACAttggaggaggacaaggagaataCATTGACCATAAGTTCAGGGCCGCTCCCATCAACCTGTTCCATCACATCAACACTTATGAGGACAATGGTTTCATCGTGGCTGATGTGTGTACATGGAAAGG GTTTGAGTTTGTGTATAACTACCTTTGGCTGGCCAACCTGCGCTCCAACTGGGAGGAGGTGAAGAAGGCAGCCATGATGGCACCTCAGCCAGAGGTCAGGAGATACGTCATCCCACTGGACATCCACAGG GAGGAGCAGGGAAAGAACCTGATATGCCTGCCGTACACCACGGCCACAGCAGTGATGCGTACTGACGGGACCATCTGGCTGGAGCCTGAGGTGCTGTTCTCTGGTCCCCGCCAAGCCTTTGAGTTTCCTCAGATCAACTATGAGAAGCACGGTGGGAAGAACTACTCATATGCCTATGCCCTGGGCCTCAACCACTTCATTCCTGACAGG ATCATCAAGCTGAACGTGAAGACCAAGGAGACCTGGGTGTGGCAGGAGCCGGACTCCTACCCCTCAGAGCCTCTCTTTGTGCAGACCCCCGATGGCGTGGATGAGGATGATG GAGTTCTGTTGACCGTTGTGGTATCCCCCGGGGCCCAGAAGTCAGGGTacatgctgatcctcaacgccAAGGACATGTCGGAGATCGCCAGGGCAGAGGTGGACTGCCCTATACCCGTCACCTTCCACGGAATGTACAAGAAATAA